In a genomic window of Erigeron canadensis isolate Cc75 chromosome 5, C_canadensis_v1, whole genome shotgun sequence:
- the LOC122600600 gene encoding uncharacterized protein LOC122600600: MENKSPLMSLTPYEILSNSETKENPTTLSNDLEHENSRSVFRGSDISMGRINTSIVLNGRRNEISCQKNLADEFGKSPSNKDLCSVLHYNNPLHPEDVQYSSANGLSGSDVISVERKRKTEDMAIGKNAKIKRSSNLDLELLSDCEMSNFDPNLIHTTFFEEIKLLSQLVEKMNLHAIDRLVDIISQLQRSKTYQLLSDQIQNRSTDIRQKRAAETKLLLCKLVHEQAKLQLLHVKRERLLKKRQSLATRIQESEALKLKLNQLSQNSLDIQAYNRKPLANEDIQEFQGENDEVNLMKQTLEYMDTRISNLTKSFLSSLMMKGAPSPGETIAFVNDHLLKRARCQIMRRDLQLWVVEDLKSSKDQHIVLNYLDLVSQRFTVTNGIVRNMSVSNTLNEIIIKKKFKDMDALTAFGFVIDSGLVQKSAGATSLSQETQVTSYLLGNLVDVMQEIQAARIELKNLIYARFCRSLEGSLNLELHFFDPNSRKRATVTLNTSCLTRGIYPSEIIACQIDIPIVESQHSSSQKLSAEIAAALEDLVVGFYRILRVCRCISHLVSLQDKK; this comes from the exons ATGGAAAATAAATCTCCGTTGATGTCACTGACTCCATATGAAATCCTAAGTAACTCAGAAACAAAGGAGAACCCAACAACCTTATCAAATGATTTAGAACATGAAAACTCTCGATCTGTTTTTAGAGGAAGTGACATTTCCATGGGACGGATAAATACTTCAATTGTATTGAATGGAAGGAGGAATGAAATTTCTTGTCAGAAG aaTTTGGCTGATGAGTTTGGTAAAAGTCCCTCAAATAAAGACTTGTGCAGTGTGTTGCACTATAACAATCCCTTGCACCCAGAAGATGTACAGTATTCCAGTGCAAATGGGTTGTCTGGTTCAGATGTAATCTCGGTTGAACGAAAAAGAAAAACCGAAGATATGGCTATAGGGAAAAATGCTAAAATCAAACGGAGCTCAAATTTGGATCTGGAACTCTTAAGTGACTGTGAAATGTCAAATTTTGATCCTAATCTG ATTCATACAACATTCTTCGaagaaataaaacttctttCTCAATTAGTTGAAAAGATGAATTTGCATGCG ATTGATAGGTTGGTTGACATTATAAGCCAGCTTCAGAGGTCAAAAACCTATCAGCTTCTCTCTGATCAAATTCAG AATCGCAGTACTGATATTCGGCAAAAAAG AGCAGCAGAAACAAAACTGCTCTTGTGCAAACTTGTGCACGAGCAGGCAAAGTTGCAGCTGCTGCATGTGAAGCGAGAGAGGTTACTG AAAAAAAGGCAATCACTTGCCACTAGAATACAAGAATCTGAAGCGTTGAAGTTGAAATTGAATCAGTTATCACAAAATTCACTAGATATTCAAGCTTATAATCGGAAGCCCTTGGCCAATGAGGACATTCAGGAG TTCCAAGGTGAGAATGATGAAGTGAATTTGATGAAGCAGACGCTAGAATATATGGATACAAGAATTTCGAACTTGACAAAATCTTTCCTTTCATCGTTGATGATGAAAGGAGCACCTAGCCCCGGTGAAACAATTGCTTTTGTTAATGATCATTTGTTGAAAAGAGCACGTTGTCAGATCATGCGAAGGGATTTGCAG CTTTGGGTGGTAGAAGACTTGAAAAGTAGCAAAGATCAGCACATAGTTCTTAACTACCTTGATCTAGTATCTCAAAG GTTCACCGTCACTAATGGTATAGTCCGAAACATGTCTGTTTCCAATACATTAAatgagataataataaaaaag AAATTCAAAGATATGGATGCTTTAACTGCATTTGGGTTTGTCATTGATTCTGGCCTAGTACAGAAGAGTGCTGGTGCTACAAGTTTGTCACAAGAAACTCAA GTGACTAGTTATCTTTTGGGCAATTTGGTCGATGTGATGCAGGAGATACAAGCTGCAAGAATAGAGCTAAAGAACCTGATTTATGCAAGGTTTTGCAGATCCTTAG AAGGAAGTCTTAATCTGGAGCTCCATTTCTTTGATCCAAACAGCCGAAAGAGGGCAACTGTAACTCTGAACACATCATGTCTAACAAG GGGTATCTACCCATCGGAGATTATTGCATGCCAAATTGACATCCCAATAGTTGAATCACAACATTCATCTTCTCAAAAACTCTCTGCTGAGATTGCAGCAGCACTTGAAGATCTCGTTGTGGGATTTTATCGGATTCTACGGGTATGTAGGTGCATATCACACTTAGTCAGCCTTcaagataaaaagtaa